A window from Methanobrevibacter sp. V74 encodes these proteins:
- the topA gene encoding DNA topoisomerase I — protein MHEVIVCEKPTSAEKIAKALSPSAKKKIYNKKVKYWELKKDSKDITVVSAVGHLYSLTPDNPKDKVYFDLHWAPAYEVNKKGSGFTKDYVRAIKKLGKNAESYIHACDYDTEGTLIGYNALKYACGQENLSKITRMKFSTLTKKDLLEAYDNRIDLDMNQVDTGIARHVLDYYFGVNISKALMKSVSDAKHRFLKLSAGRVQTPTLSILVERENEIKEFIPEPYWLIRALINGSEDDNIEINHVDGKIFDKTRAEEIMSKCRGKDATVSKISLFNSTTKPPVPFNLGGLQSEAYNVFGFSPKKTQVIAQNLYTSGYTSYPRTSSQKLPESLDFKSIFKQLSGDNEFKQHIDQLPSKIKPNNGKKEDAAHPAIHPTGILPQGLSKDDRKIYNLIVYRFISVFFEAAKFETMNTTLEIEGEKFRFKRRRVTHKGWMEHYPFRNIDNDEFPDIKEGDVVKVLKLIADEKETKPPARYNQASLIKELEKRELGTKATRADIIDKLYDRKYITGDKQIEVNQLGTNMIDTLSTYCNDLTSEELTRSFENKLDGIDKNTSSRQDIIKEGEKEVTIILGDISKNSKEIGTKLYESYQESNIVGTCPNCGGNLVKRYSPKTKSSFVGCANYPDCTTIYSIPKGTNFLKKKCEKCGLPIISFGKPRQRACLDPNCGREKTEPYKPEEVGECPECGKSLLKRSGRYGEFIGCSGFPKCRFTCSVDELESKLKK, from the coding sequence ATGCATGAAGTAATAGTTTGTGAAAAGCCAACATCAGCTGAAAAAATAGCAAAAGCACTTTCTCCAAGTGCTAAAAAGAAAATATATAATAAAAAAGTTAAATATTGGGAATTAAAGAAAGATTCAAAAGATATTACTGTGGTATCTGCTGTTGGGCATCTTTACTCACTAACACCAGATAATCCAAAAGATAAAGTTTATTTTGACCTTCATTGGGCTCCAGCATATGAGGTAAACAAAAAAGGAAGTGGATTTACTAAAGATTATGTAAGAGCTATTAAAAAATTAGGTAAGAATGCCGAATCTTATATACATGCTTGTGATTATGATACAGAAGGAACCTTAATTGGTTATAATGCTTTAAAATATGCCTGTGGTCAAGAAAACCTCAGCAAAATCACAAGAATGAAATTTTCCACTTTAACCAAAAAAGATCTTTTAGAAGCATATGACAATAGAATCGATTTAGACATGAATCAGGTTGATACTGGTATTGCAAGGCATGTTTTAGACTATTATTTTGGTGTAAATATATCAAAAGCTTTAATGAAGTCTGTAAGTGATGCTAAACATAGATTTTTAAAATTATCAGCGGGACGTGTGCAAACACCTACATTATCTATTCTTGTTGAGCGTGAAAACGAAATTAAAGAGTTTATACCTGAACCTTATTGGTTGATTAGAGCATTAATCAATGGTTCTGAGGATGACAACATTGAAATCAATCATGTTGATGGCAAAATATTTGATAAAACCCGTGCAGAAGAGATAATGAGTAAATGCAGAGGAAAAGATGCAACTGTTTCTAAAATTTCTTTATTTAACTCAACAACCAAACCACCAGTTCCATTTAACTTAGGAGGCCTTCAAAGCGAAGCTTATAATGTATTTGGATTTTCACCTAAAAAAACACAGGTTATAGCTCAAAATCTCTATACTTCAGGTTATACATCTTATCCACGTACTTCCTCTCAAAAATTGCCTGAAAGTCTTGATTTTAAAAGCATATTTAAACAATTATCTGGGGATAATGAGTTCAAGCAACACATAGATCAATTACCTTCTAAAATAAAACCAAACAATGGTAAAAAAGAAGATGCAGCTCACCCTGCAATCCATCCAACTGGCATTTTGCCACAAGGATTATCTAAAGATGATCGTAAAATCTACAATTTAATTGTTTATAGGTTTATTTCAGTATTTTTTGAAGCGGCTAAATTTGAAACAATGAATACTACTTTAGAAATTGAAGGTGAAAAATTCAGATTTAAAAGAAGAAGGGTTACTCATAAAGGGTGGATGGAGCATTATCCTTTTAGAAATATTGATAATGACGAATTTCCAGATATTAAGGAAGGGGATGTAGTTAAAGTTTTAAAATTAATTGCTGATGAAAAAGAAACTAAACCTCCTGCAAGATATAATCAAGCATCTTTAATTAAAGAACTTGAAAAAAGAGAACTGGGTACTAAAGCAACTCGTGCAGATATCATTGATAAGCTTTATGATAGAAAATACATAACTGGAGATAAGCAAATTGAGGTTAATCAGCTTGGAACTAACATGATTGATACTTTAAGTACTTATTGTAATGATTTAACTTCAGAAGAGCTTACTCGTTCATTTGAAAACAAACTTGATGGAATTGATAAAAACACTTCTTCAAGACAAGACATCATAAAAGAAGGAGAAAAAGAAGTTACTATAATTTTAGGGGATATTTCTAAAAATTCTAAAGAAATCGGAACTAAATTATATGAGTCTTATCAAGAAAGCAACATTGTTGGAACTTGTCCTAATTGTGGAGGAAATCTTGTGAAACGTTATTCTCCAAAAACTAAAAGTTCTTTTGTTGGATGTGCTAATTATCCGGATTGCACCACAATTTATTCTATTCCAAAAGGAACTAATTTCCTTAAAAAGAAATGTGAGAAGTGTGGATTGCCAATAATATCATTTGGAAAACCAAGACAAAGGGCATGTCTTGATCCTAATTGCGGTAGGGAAAAAACCGAACCATATAAACCTGAAGAGGTTGGAGAATGTCCAGAATGTGGTAAATCACTTCTTAAACGTTCCGGGCGTTATGGTGAGTTTATTGGTTGTAGCGGATTTCCAAAATGCAGATTTACTTGTTCAGTTGATGAACTTGAATCCAAATTAAAAAAATAA
- a CDS encoding LicD family protein — protein sequence MKYTEYDNKTLKHLQNLELMILKDFIKFCEKNNLTYYIYAGSLLGAVRHNGFIPWDDDLDVVMFRKDYEKFKKIFLSTPNDKYELLTNETSEDYFHLLSKLMLKNTLFEEEWVNQVEFHVGINIDIFVLDDLANGKFKRFYQLKKSFLYNKLLIMSKIKLEDLPLLTKVITHFGYYILNLFKIKPKTINRRCLNFLKKYQDDNCKCVFDISATSDEYPQIYYKKDFNQIIKLKFENIEVNAPKNYDSILKSLYGNYMDLPPKEKRYNHITEHLDFGEYVK from the coding sequence TTGAAATACACAGAATATGATAATAAAACTTTAAAACATTTGCAAAATTTAGAGTTAATGATTTTAAAAGATTTTATCAAATTTTGTGAAAAAAACAATTTAACTTATTATATTTATGCAGGCTCGCTTTTAGGAGCAGTTAGACATAATGGTTTTATTCCATGGGATGATGATTTGGATGTGGTAATGTTTAGAAAGGATTATGAAAAATTCAAAAAGATTTTTCTTTCTACACCAAATGATAAATATGAATTATTAACTAATGAAACATCTGAAGATTATTTTCATTTGCTTTCAAAATTAATGCTTAAAAATACTCTTTTTGAGGAGGAATGGGTTAATCAAGTTGAATTTCATGTTGGAATTAATATTGATATTTTTGTTTTAGATGATTTGGCTAATGGTAAATTTAAAAGATTTTATCAACTAAAAAAATCATTTCTTTATAATAAATTATTAATCATGTCTAAAATTAAATTAGAGGATTTACCTCTTTTAACAAAAGTAATTACTCATTTTGGATATTACATTCTTAATCTATTCAAAATAAAACCTAAAACTATTAACAGAAGATGTTTAAATTTTTTAAAAAAATATCAGGATGATAATTGTAAATGTGTATTTGATATTTCGGCCACTTCTGACGAATATCCTCAAATCTACTATAAAAAAGATTTTAATCAAATAATTAAACTTAAATTTGAGAATATTGAAGTAAATGCTCCTAAAAACTATGATAGTATATTGAAAAGTTTATATGGAAATTATATGGATTTGCCTCCTAAGGAAAAAAGATATAATCATATTACTGAACATTTAGATTTTGGGGAATATGTTAAATAA
- the aepY gene encoding phosphonopyruvate decarboxylase: protein MKVEDFVDVLACEFYTGVPDSQLKALCDYLMNTYGIDEKHHIIAANEGNCTALAAGYHLATDKIPVIYLQNSGEGNIINPVASLLNDNVYAIPAIFIIGWRGQPETHDEPQHIYQGEITCKLLDLMDIDNFTIDKDTTIDEIENTMNEYNNVLKKGKQVAFVIKKGALYYDGEIKYQNDNGMIREEIIEHIIKITEDNPIISTTGKTSRELFEIRERNNQSHQNDFLTVGSMGHTSSIALGVAINKPNEKVWCIDGDGSLLMHMGAVAVVGNIHPNNLVHIVINNEAHETVGGMPTVANNINLVDIAKACGYSYVASVDNFKELDDELNKVKSSNNLSFIEIKSSIGAREDLGRPTTTAIENKENFMDFLNK from the coding sequence ATGAAAGTTGAAGATTTTGTTGATGTTTTAGCTTGCGAATTTTATACGGGCGTTCCAGATTCACAACTTAAAGCATTATGTGATTATTTAATGAATACTTATGGGATTGATGAAAAACACCATATTATTGCCGCAAATGAGGGTAATTGTACTGCACTTGCTGCAGGATATCATCTAGCAACTGATAAAATTCCGGTTATATATTTACAAAATAGTGGTGAAGGCAATATTATTAATCCTGTAGCATCACTTTTAAATGATAATGTATATGCAATTCCGGCTATTTTTATAATAGGTTGGAGAGGACAACCAGAGACTCATGATGAACCTCAACACATTTACCAAGGCGAGATTACTTGTAAATTACTTGATTTAATGGATATTGATAATTTCACAATAGATAAAGACACAACAATTGATGAAATTGAAAATACTATGAATGAATATAACAATGTTCTTAAAAAGGGTAAACAAGTTGCATTTGTAATTAAAAAAGGTGCTTTATATTATGATGGTGAAATAAAATATCAAAATGATAATGGTATGATTAGAGAGGAAATTATTGAACATATTATCAAAATAACTGAGGATAATCCAATTATTTCAACTACTGGTAAGACTAGTAGGGAATTATTCGAAATACGGGAAAGAAATAATCAATCTCACCAAAATGATTTTTTAACTGTTGGTTCAATGGGACATACTTCTTCTATTGCTTTAGGAGTAGCTATAAATAAACCTAATGAAAAAGTTTGGTGTATTGATGGTGATGGATCTCTTTTAATGCATATGGGAGCCGTTGCAGTTGTTGGAAATATACATCCTAATAATTTGGTTCATATTGTTATTAATAATGAAGCTCATGAAACTGTTGGAGGAATGCCGACTGTAGCAAATAATATCAATCTAGTTGATATTGCAAAAGCATGTGGATATTCATATGTTGCATCAGTTGATAATTTTAAAGAGTTAGATGATGAACTTAATAAAGTTAAATCTTCAAATAATCTTTCGTTTATTGAAATAAAATCTTCAATTGGTGCAAGAGAAGACCTTGGAAGACCAACAACAACTGCAATTGAAAATAAAGAAAATTTCATGGACTTTTTAAATAAGTAG
- a CDS encoding saccharopine dehydrogenase NADP-binding domain-containing protein, producing MKSLDERLKIVEENVNNNEITIMIIGLGSVGTYLLDFLVGKNDSAIKLVVVGRNTEKMQSDVNIVRVASLIREVNKSQIEIEGNVDLNDIKSIEKVISKHNPDFIVNSSRAYAGIKYGSISWHNVRAYGIWTPLSIKFTKNIMEACDNVDTNAIVINTSYSDAVIPWIKSAGKAYPDFGSGNLNHLIPRMKFAVADILGVDDFWNVDFNFAAAHFHDVCISKEGQTEGIDLPLKIYYNGEEQNIPHNDIYKMCSISMPVDQKRNMMNASSNYRIISAIIDAIRTGENQKVFAPGVFGHIGGYPIIIGYKDDNISAWIDESVFSFDEMDKANRESLALDGIEDIKDGSLYYTDDLISKVDNVFKVDLPKEVKYEDIEKTANFLIDEIITPQLNK from the coding sequence ATGAAATCATTAGATGAAAGATTAAAAATAGTTGAAGAAAATGTAAATAATAATGAAATAACAATCATGATAATAGGTTTAGGAAGTGTCGGAACCTATTTATTAGATTTTTTAGTAGGTAAAAATGATTCTGCAATAAAATTAGTCGTTGTTGGAAGAAATACTGAAAAAATGCAATCTGATGTTAACATTGTTAGAGTTGCAAGCTTAATACGTGAAGTTAACAAATCACAAATTGAAATTGAAGGTAATGTGGATTTAAATGATATAAAATCAATTGAAAAAGTGATTTCTAAACATAATCCAGATTTCATTGTTAACTCAAGTAGAGCATATGCGGGAATTAAATATGGAAGTATATCATGGCATAATGTAAGAGCATATGGTATTTGGACTCCATTATCTATTAAATTCACCAAAAATATAATGGAAGCTTGTGACAATGTAGATACTAATGCAATTGTTATTAACACTTCTTATTCTGATGCGGTTATTCCATGGATTAAAAGTGCAGGTAAAGCATATCCTGACTTTGGAAGTGGTAATTTAAATCATTTAATTCCAAGAATGAAATTTGCTGTAGCAGATATTTTAGGAGTTGATGATTTCTGGAATGTAGACTTTAATTTTGCAGCAGCACATTTTCATGATGTTTGCATAAGTAAAGAAGGCCAAACTGAAGGTATAGATTTACCTCTTAAAATTTATTATAATGGAGAAGAACAAAACATTCCTCATAATGATATTTATAAGATGTGTTCTATAAGCATGCCTGTTGATCAAAAAAGAAATATGATGAATGCATCTAGTAATTATCGCATTATATCAGCGATAATTGATGCAATACGCACTGGTGAGAACCAAAAAGTGTTTGCTCCAGGAGTATTTGGACATATTGGAGGATATCCTATAATCATAGGGTATAAAGATGATAATATATCTGCTTGGATTGATGAATCAGTATTTAGTTTTGATGAAATGGATAAAGCAAACCGTGAATCTCTAGCTTTAGATGGTATAGAAGATATTAAAGATGGTTCTCTATATTATACTGATGACTTAATTTCTAAAGTGGATAATGTATTTAAAGTGGATCTTCCAAAGGAAGTTAAATATGAGGATATTGAAAAAACAGCTAATTTCTTAATAGATGAAATTATCACTCCACAATTAAATAAATAA
- a CDS encoding DUF6564 domain-containing protein, translating to MKIAIITVAGISSRFNKDISEENKVLKCLYWEDNPKFTLLYQLIEKVSDYDKIIIVGGFKFDDLVSYISQNIPKDFKDKILLFMNNHYDDLKSGYSLYIGIKEALTNFENINEILFVEGDLDVDNESFLNIVKSNKNVLTFNHEVIYSNKAVVLYQNDNNEYNYLFNSDHGNLTINEPFKAIFNSGQIWKFQDMDLLKIANDYFKKYLIEDTNLGIIQKYLDLVENNEEIELIGLRRWVNCNTREDYKLIKKYWRE from the coding sequence TTGAAAATAGCTATTATAACTGTTGCTGGAATTTCTAGTCGTTTTAATAAAGATATTTCAGAGGAAAATAAAGTTCTAAAATGTTTGTATTGGGAAGATAATCCTAAATTTACTTTACTTTATCAATTAATTGAAAAAGTCTCAGATTATGATAAAATCATAATTGTAGGGGGATTTAAATTTGATGATTTAGTGAGTTATATTTCTCAAAATATTCCCAAAGATTTTAAAGATAAAATTTTATTATTTATGAATAATCATTATGATGATTTAAAATCAGGTTATAGCTTATATATTGGAATTAAAGAGGCTTTAACTAATTTTGAAAATATTAATGAGATTCTATTTGTTGAAGGAGACTTAGATGTTGATAATGAATCCTTTTTGAATATTGTAAAGTCAAATAAAAATGTTTTAACATTTAATCATGAAGTAATTTACTCAAATAAAGCAGTAGTTTTATATCAAAATGATAATAATGAATATAATTACTTATTTAATAGTGATCATGGAAATTTAACTATAAATGAACCATTTAAAGCAATTTTTAATTCAGGTCAAATATGGAAATTCCAAGATATGGATTTGCTAAAAATAGCAAATGATTATTTTAAAAAATATTTAATTGAAGACACTAATTTAGGTATAATTCAAAAATATTTGGATTTAGTTGAAAATAATGAGGAAATTGAACTAATTGGATTAAGACGTTGGGTAAATTGTAATACTAGGGAAGATTATAAATTAATAAAAAAATACTGGAGGGAATAA
- a CDS encoding NAD(P)-dependent oxidoreductase, whose translation MKILYVISGVTGMTGNELVRQLLNQNQDKVKIIGFDNFYASSIDTVKDCLGHSGFTFFEYDLNNKEEMKSIELLVSKSKNEFDEIIYINCAAVVHTEHFYNVYETYETNVVGMNDFLSQAIRVGADKYINCSTSEIYSMNSWNECGGVKESDYITMADAEHSQRTSYATGKLLTEFFMKDAVDNGKIKGCSIRFANVYSKDEKYPKHIIPHIINSFKNEGKVILLENSKKNCRTFLNNYDSCSAVLELAKTDSALDGSIYNVATDEEISIIDLTNLIAEKMGIKHPVIKFKGYRKSDPERRLLSTDKIKTRTDWNPIIDLDNGLDECIENYTR comes from the coding sequence ATGAAAATTTTATATGTTATTAGTGGGGTAACTGGAATGACTGGAAATGAGTTGGTTCGCCAACTTTTAAATCAAAATCAAGATAAAGTAAAAATAATTGGTTTTGATAATTTCTATGCATCTTCAATTGATACAGTTAAAGACTGTTTAGGTCATAGCGGATTCACGTTTTTTGAATATGACTTAAATAATAAAGAGGAAATGAAATCTATTGAATTATTAGTTTCAAAATCAAAAAATGAATTTGATGAAATAATTTATATAAATTGTGCGGCAGTAGTTCATACAGAACACTTTTACAATGTTTATGAAACCTATGAGACAAATGTTGTTGGAATGAATGACTTTTTAAGCCAAGCAATCCGTGTAGGTGCAGATAAATACATTAATTGTTCCACTTCAGAAATATATTCCATGAACTCCTGGAATGAATGTGGGGGAGTTAAAGAATCGGATTATATTACTATGGCTGATGCGGAACATAGTCAAAGAACAAGTTATGCAACTGGAAAATTATTAACAGAATTTTTCATGAAAGATGCAGTAGATAATGGTAAAATAAAAGGATGTTCTATTCGTTTTGCAAATGTTTACAGTAAAGATGAAAAATATCCAAAACATATTATTCCACATATTATTAATAGCTTTAAAAATGAAGGAAAGGTTATATTACTTGAAAATTCTAAAAAGAATTGTAGAACATTTTTAAATAATTATGATAGTTGTAGTGCTGTATTGGAGTTAGCAAAAACCGATTCTGCATTAGATGGTTCAATATATAATGTTGCAACCGACGAAGAAATATCTATAATTGATCTAACTAATTTAATTGCAGAAAAAATGGGTATTAAACATCCTGTTATTAAATTTAAAGGTTATCGTAAATCTGATCCAGAAAGAAGATTGTTATCTACAGATAAAATTAAAACAAGAACTGATTGGAATCCAATCATTGATTTAGATAATGGTTTAGATGAATGTATTGAAAATTATACTAGATAG
- a CDS encoding metallophosphoesterase family protein, whose protein sequence is MSKYAILSDIHGNLLALKEVINNFNDIDFIILLGDLIDYGMQSNEVVEYIKNNLSSMIICNIWGNHEKAILTENFNQFSSKRGVDSAKYTASRLSDETRDYLNNELIHEGKYEFEITGKNVLAIHGSLIDSYWKAIFPDNLNGNYMNYDIVLSGHSHYPHVFQKFYEMDNPEMRDKKAVLFINPGSVGQPRNHNPNACYAVLDTDSMSIELKSVKYPKEKAMNLYDGSIDDFYRKRLYNGI, encoded by the coding sequence ATGTCAAAATATGCAATTTTATCAGATATTCATGGAAATCTATTAGCCTTAAAAGAAGTAATTAATAATTTTAATGATATTGATTTTATTATTCTTTTAGGAGATTTAATAGATTATGGAATGCAATCTAATGAAGTTGTAGAGTATATTAAAAATAATCTATCTTCAATGATCATTTGTAATATTTGGGGAAATCATGAAAAAGCAATTTTAACTGAGAATTTTAATCAGTTTTCATCCAAAAGAGGAGTAGATTCAGCAAAATATACTGCGTCAAGACTTTCTGATGAAACCAGAGATTATCTAAATAATGAATTAATTCATGAAGGTAAATATGAATTTGAAATTACTGGAAAAAATGTATTGGCAATTCATGGGTCATTAATTGATAGTTATTGGAAGGCAATTTTTCCAGATAATCTTAATGGAAATTATATGAATTATGACATTGTATTGTCGGGACATTCACATTATCCACATGTATTTCAAAAGTTTTATGAAATGGACAATCCTGAAATGAGAGATAAAAAAGCAGTTTTGTTTATTAATCCAGGTTCTGTAGGCCAACCTAGAAACCATAATCCTAATGCTTGTTATGCAGTTTTAGACACAGATTCAATGAGTATTGAATTAAAATCAGTTAAGTATCCAAAAGAAAAAGCTATGAATTTATATGATGGAAGTATTGATGATTTTTACAGAAAAAGATTATATAATGGGATTTAA
- the aepX gene encoding phosphoenolpyruvate mutase, with protein sequence MKSNNPIVYTCFCTDVIHDGHLNLINEANKYGDVVVGVLCDSEMVKYNRFPLKSAGERVELVKSIPNVKQVIIQDDIMYDNVVKELRPNYIIHGDNWVEDSMKVIKKNILTVLNEYGGELIEVPYTFSSEVQKTDRQMREKLAMPELRRARLRQLLKMVPVVKTIEVHSGLTGLIAEKTVIAEENHIDQFEAMWISSLCDSTEKGKPDIELVDMTSRFRTINDIMEVTTKPIIFDGDTGGIAEHFVYTVRSLERMGVSAVIIEDKIGLKKNSLFGTEVEQTQDDIEHFCEKIAAGKNAQLSEDFMIIARIESLILEKGMDDALKRAFAFRYAGADGIMIHSRKKEPDEILEFCDKFRARDKETPIIVVPSSYNSITEDELISHGVNIVIYANQLLRAAFPAMQNAAKSILKHHRAHEIDEELLSIKDIITLIDEL encoded by the coding sequence ATGAAATCTAATAATCCAATTGTTTATACTTGTTTTTGTACTGATGTAATCCATGATGGTCACTTAAATCTAATTAATGAAGCTAATAAATATGGTGATGTTGTAGTTGGTGTTTTATGTGATTCTGAAATGGTCAAATATAATAGATTTCCATTAAAATCTGCTGGTGAACGTGTGGAATTAGTTAAATCAATTCCAAATGTAAAACAAGTTATAATTCAAGATGACATAATGTATGATAATGTAGTGAAAGAACTTCGTCCAAATTATATTATTCATGGGGATAATTGGGTCGAAGATTCAATGAAAGTAATTAAGAAAAATATCTTAACGGTCCTTAATGAATATGGTGGAGAATTAATTGAAGTTCCATACACTTTTAGCAGTGAAGTTCAAAAAACCGATAGGCAAATGAGAGAAAAATTGGCCATGCCTGAACTTAGAAGAGCAAGATTAAGACAATTATTAAAAATGGTTCCTGTTGTTAAAACTATTGAAGTTCATAGTGGCTTAACTGGTTTAATTGCTGAAAAAACTGTCATTGCTGAGGAAAATCATATTGATCAATTTGAAGCAATGTGGATATCTAGTTTATGTGATAGTACAGAAAAAGGAAAACCCGATATTGAATTAGTTGATATGACTTCTAGATTTAGAACAATTAATGATATTATGGAAGTTACAACTAAACCAATAATTTTTGATGGAGATACTGGAGGTATTGCAGAACATTTTGTCTACACTGTAAGATCACTTGAGCGAATGGGCGTTTCAGCAGTTATCATTGAAGATAAAATAGGTTTAAAGAAAAATTCGCTGTTTGGAACCGAAGTCGAGCAAACTCAGGATGATATTGAGCATTTCTGTGAAAAAATTGCTGCAGGTAAAAATGCTCAGTTATCTGAGGATTTCATGATTATTGCAAGAATTGAGAGTCTTATTCTTGAGAAAGGTATGGATGATGCGCTTAAAAGAGCATTTGCATTTAGATATGCTGGTGCTGATGGAATAATGATTCATAGTAGAAAAAAAGAACCTGACGAAATATTAGAATTCTGTGATAAATTTAGAGCTAGAGATAAAGAAACTCCAATTATCGTTGTTCCTTCATCATATAATTCCATAACTGAAGACGAATTAATTTCTCATGGAGTTAATATTGTTATTTATGCTAATCAGTTATTAAGAGCTGCTTTTCCTGCAATGCAAAATGCTGCGAAAAGTATTTTAAAACATCACAGAGCACATGAAATTGATGAAGAATTACTTTCCATTAAAGATATTATAACCTTAATTGATGAATTATAA
- a CDS encoding LicD family protein, translated as MKEKCIKSYEKYKDIECSHVCDFPAMCQMPIYDKKDWLPIKKAKFESIDVNIPNNPDKILSRIYGDYMKLPPKESRFRPSPEKIDFGKY; from the coding sequence ATTAAAGAAAAATGTATTAAATCATATGAAAAATATAAAGATATAGAATGTAGTCATGTTTGCGATTTTCCAGCAATGTGTCAAATGCCAATTTATGATAAAAAAGATTGGTTACCTATAAAAAAGGCAAAATTTGAATCTATAGATGTCAATATACCAAATAATCCTGATAAAATTCTCAGTAGAATTTATGGAGACTACATGAAATTACCTCCAAAAGAATCAAGATTTAGACCCTCTCCTGAAAAAATTGATTTTGGAAAATATTAA
- a CDS encoding NAD(P)H-dependent glycerol-3-phosphate dehydrogenase: MKLNVAVIGAGAMGTAISQSIAKNVNKLFLYARKEEICNEINSKHYNTHYYPNLKLKDNIIGINDFSKLNQVKVIFLCIPSSTVRELTTELNRVISNDCIIITTAKGLESTTNKRMTEIIEEITKRPAVALSGPNIASEMAKNLSTATTIACSDENYLKIVERILKTKKFKVNSNTDVIGTEFCGVIKNVLAISQGICEGLDINDNARFALFTKSYNETKDLIELLGGNRDTVDDYCGFGDIITASTLSVSRNHTLGVLYGQGIVVDEKSSGILFEGKNTAIILKKLCEKNNFESLTVNFVYDIIVNKNNAKLSFNNFWDGL, from the coding sequence ATGAAGTTAAATGTTGCAGTTATTGGTGCTGGAGCAATGGGAACTGCTATTTCACAATCAATAGCTAAAAATGTAAATAAATTATTTTTATATGCTCGAAAAGAAGAAATTTGTAATGAAATTAATTCAAAACATTATAATACGCACTATTACCCTAATTTGAAATTGAAAGACAATATTATCGGCATTAATGATTTTTCTAAACTAAACCAAGTAAAGGTTATTTTTTTATGCATACCTTCATCAACCGTTAGAGAACTGACAACTGAATTGAACAGAGTTATTTCAAATGATTGTATAATCATCACAACAGCTAAAGGATTAGAATCAACCACTAATAAACGTATGACTGAAATAATAGAAGAAATTACAAAAAGACCCGCAGTAGCATTATCTGGACCCAATATTGCATCTGAAATGGCTAAAAATTTATCAACTGCCACAACAATTGCTTGTTCTGACGAAAACTATTTGAAAATTGTTGAACGAATCCTAAAAACAAAAAAATTTAAAGTTAATTCAAATACTGACGTTATAGGAACTGAGTTTTGTGGAGTAATAAAAAATGTATTGGCCATTAGTCAAGGAATTTGCGAAGGGTTAGATATAAATGATAATGCTAGATTTGCATTATTTACCAAAAGTTACAACGAAACAAAAGATTTAATTGAATTATTAGGAGGGAACAGAGATACGGTGGATGATTACTGTGGATTTGGAGATATTATAACTGCCTCAACATTATCTGTAAGTAGGAATCATACATTAGGAGTTTTATATGGGCAAGGAATTGTAGTTGATGAAAAATCGTCGGGAATACTATTTGAAGGCAAAAATACTGCAATTATATTAAAAAAATTATGCGAAAAAAACAATTTTGAAAGTTTAACCGTTAATTTTGTTTATGATATAATTGTTAATAAAAATAATGCCAAACTATCATTTAATAACTTTTGGGACGGATTATAA